The DNA sequence gggttagtatatttttatcttgctctttattcttccttttctctcttttcttctagGGCTTCCTTCTCTTGTTTTCTCTTTAGCTTTTGctcttgtatttctttttttaacaccttcaattttttaatatcctaTTTTCTATCGCCATGTCCATTCCTCCTTCCCTTTCAAGTACAAAATGTAGTTCTTGAGGTCTTCATTAGCTATGAGACTTGCATTTcaattaggacattgataattttcACGACCATAGCCTTCACATTTGGAGCATCTTATAGCACTTGTCCTATCGCTTGACAATGATTTTCTGCTAGGATTGTGCTCCCTCCTAAGATTAGCAATCTTGCAATTCAACTTTACAATTTTGAACACCAAGGCATTCAAATCCTTCACCAAGGCCAAACTCATATGAGGTGTCTCTTGTAGCCCATGCTCTTTTCTCCTTTGCGAGGTCTCCAAGATGCAATGTTTCCCTTATATTTTGTAAGTTTGCAGCATTGCGTGTCACTATCGTAGCACTTTCAAGTTCTCTAACCAATGGAGCTTTGTGAGGTGTAAGATAGGTTAACCCATATGGAAAATCACTTCTATAAGAAAGCCTTTGCCAGAACATGTTGAATTAGCTTGGTGGTTTAGCTTTGATTTGGCATTGGTaaggttatgggttcaaaccttggtgaactcaaattttctttctttttgctaaaaagtAGTATGGcctgaatatgaaagggtataGACAACTCTAGCAGAAAGGGTGCAGCCAAGGGGCTGGAAAAATAACTAAATGATGGGCCTTGAATAGCAATTAAAATACCATTAAGGCTATTTTCGTTTTTGCACTTAACACCACTATTAAGGCACCTATAAAAGgtcaaaattttgtgaaaagaGGGTTTCTGCAGTTCTGGTTTTGTATCTTTTGGGTGGGGAGCGAATTGGAGAGGATTGAGAGATTTCCTAGGGCAAATTGTGGAAGCATTAAGGGATTTTCGTGTTGGGCAAGAAGAAAAGCTGTAACCTTATACTTTTGCAAGgggaaattccaggttaggggagctggaccaAATTTTTGTAATTGTTGTTTTATGTGCATGATTAGATATGTGTTTGTCATGAGAAATTTGTGCTAATGTATGGTCTGAATTTGGGGTTGGGTGTTTTGATATTGATGATCAAAATTTTTCCAAATTGCATGACTAAGAAGGGTTTTTGCACTATACATGCTACTTTTGGTTCAAATGTAGATTTTGGGAGCTACTTAAGGTTTAAATTGGTGTTCACATGTTGGTGTATTGCGTTCAATTCTTTGGCTTGGATTAAAGTATGGTTTGGACCTTGTTGCAGTGGTTACGTGCGTAACTTTGTGTAGAACtctgcaattctcgctcaggcgagctctcgcctaggcgagattaacagagaAGTGGGACTGATACTGCTTGCTCATCTCGCTCGGGCGGAGAGTGAAAGTTTTGGGCAACTGgtggtctcgcttaggcgaaagtccctcgcccaagcgagaactcAAAAGTTTGGGTGCTTGTTTGCATGTTCCGCTCAGGCGCGAAACCTTAGTTTATTTGGGCGAACGCTTGTCTCGCTCGGGCAAGAattcctcgcctaagcgagaaatcgaggTTTGATTGGTGGTTTGTGTAactcgccgcctaggcgaggtaaATAGTTCTGGGCGAGTgagggtctcgcccaagcgagaagaagctcgcttaggcgagacttcgTAGGTTGCAGAGGTTCTGgaggctcgcctaagctagTGGGTCTAGCTTAAGCGATATAGGCTGGACTGGTTGAGCAAAGGCTTTTAGCATAAGTAAGCGAGGGTGTTGTTGTGCGTTCAAGGCATGTATTATGGTTGTATTAAACATATGAGATGGAAATTGTAAGGCGtggtctataaggcttctaagatatctcaatggtgggcttgctggtgttccttgggttgtggcccggaacgtaTCCTTGGGTTGTGGCCGAGGAtgggggttaagcacgtggcattctatgggttgtggcccggaatgacttcccttgagttgtggctcgggatagcggatgaacacgaggaacctttgagttgtggctcgggttggtgagtgttgtcggtgtgagtgtgctggttgtggccagtacggatgggtccagatggattgccctccttaaTGATTcattgacgagtttggtagttctggaacgttacgaactatgttcgtatttgggaactccacctggcgttacggtgtgtgatccgtagcatggtccCCGCACAtgttctatcggttgtggccgataggtgtgacAACAAGACGCCTTAAGATACTTAATAAAAGATGTAGAGCACTGCtagcatggttgtggccatgtggaagagCTGGAACAAGTCTCCTTGATGTACATTGatatacatggttgtggccatgtggagggaaggtaacGAGTCTTCCGCGAGGTGCATCGATAtgcatggttgtggccatgtgatagaAAATGGGAAAGTTCTTTGGGAAATGAAATGATATCatatatggttgtggccataCGGGATAAGAGAAGAGTTTGTGTTATTggtgtatttatttgtttatacatttatatGTGTGTTTGGtgtaattttatgttttatcttttagctcaccctatctgcttgtgtttggcgatgatcgtgtacgtagtacacgtgagcagatgatgttgcaggtggagctggtgaggcttagtcGCAGAGTGGGGGAAATATTTTGTAAACTCTGATGAGAGACTTTTTAATTATGTACAGTTTTTATGGTTTATGAACTTTGGTTATATTTGgaattaataaaaagatttaatttcccatgtttttgggaaatgatgtattattaaatgcagtgcaattaattacttttttgtattttattaatattcgtaatatcctgacggagtgttacatttggtatcagagcaatggttttcaaaagatttttggggtctatggggagtgagcttaccgTGTGTGCTTGTGAGATCATTTTGATCATTGTGTGTTAATTAACTTTTGGTATAAAGTCTTAACCAAAGCTGTTTGGTGTGAATAGTTATATGTGGCGTGCTCAGGCTATGGCAAATAGGCGGAGGAGGAATAATGTTGGGGCTGATGAGATCGCGTAGGCGATACATCAGATGGTCGATGCGATGCAGCTCATTGTAGTGCAACCTAGAGCCGTGGTAACACCCACACGCCTGGTGTCGATGGAGGACTTTATGAGACATAAGCCCTCAAAATTTGCAGGCAAATCCTCTTTGGGTGAAGCCGATGCTTGGCTCAGAGAGTGTGAGAAAATTTGCCGAGTGATCGATTGCACAGATGCTCAGAAGCTCTTATTCGTCTCATTCTTATTGATAGCTGGCGTAGAATACTGGTGGGCAGACATGCAACAGCTCATGCAGACCCGGGGTGAGGAGGTTACATGGACTTCCTTCAGGGCGGCATTTCTAGAGAAGTATTTTCCAAACAGTGCCAGGCACGAAAGAGAGGCAAAATTCCTCACATTCCAACAGGGGAACCTGACTGTGCAGGCATACATAGACAAATTTGAGTATTTGGCCAGGTTCTACTTGCCCACTGTCACcgaggagtggagatgccgaAAATATGAGGGCGGGCTGAAACACAAGTTGCGCCGTTTCATTGTACCTCTCAGGATCAGGGAGTTTCTAGTCTTGGTGGAGCAGGCCAAGGCCGTTGAGCAGCTGGAGATGGGGCCCAGCAGAGGGGCTCGACCTTAAAAGAATACCTCTGATTCACGACAGCAGAAAAAACCGTATGACAGGCCACAAAGTTCGGTCAAGAAACTACAGTGCTACAACTATGGTGGAGAGCATCTTAGGAGGGATTGTCCAAAACCCTCAGGCAGCTCTGGTGGTGGTAGTAGCACTGGTAAGTGCTACGTTTGTGACCAGACGGGCCATTTCGCACGTCACTGCCCGAATAAGAAATCAGGTGGAGGTGCACCAGCGAAGAAATCAGTTGGGGATTGACCTAGAGCCCTAGGTCATGTGTTCGCCTTGACGACTACTGAGGCAGCCCAGTCAGGTAACTTAGTACAAACTACTTGTTTGTTGTTTGATCATGAGGTTGTTGTGTTGTATGACTCAGGAGCTACCCATTCATTCGTATCCaatgaatgtgtgaggaggctcGGTCTAGTGATGCGAGAGCTGGCGTGCGAGTTAATAGTTGCGACACCAGCGTCGGGAGAACTATCCACCACGTTTGTTTGTGTAGGATGCCCTATGGAGGTGGCAGGCCGTaggttcaaggtgaatctcatATGCTTACCAATGGAAGGGTTGGATGTGATTCTGGGTATGGATTGGTTGGCCAGCAACCATGTGGTAATCGATTGCGGACAACGCAAGGTGGTATTCCCAGATGCAGAAGGACTGGAATTGATATCATCCAACCAAGCAGAGAAGGAGATTGAAGCGGGAGCTACATGTTTTATGATAGTAGCTCAAACGGAGAAGAAGAGTACTGTAGAGAAGATTAGTATGATTCCAGTGGTAGATGAATACGCAGATGTCTTCCCTGATGAAATCCCATAATTGCCACCAagcagggatgtggatttcaccaTTGATCTCATCCTTGGGTCTGGTCCAGTATATATGGCACCATATCGGATGACACCAGCTGAGTTGGCAGAGTTGAAGAAGCAGATTGAGGatctgcttgagaagaagtttATTCGGCCGAGTGCATCACCATGGGGAGCACCGGTATTACTTGTGAAAAAGAAGGATGGTAGCTCCAGGTTGTGTGTTGACTACCAACAGCTGAATAAGTTAACAATGAAGAATAATTACTCGCTGCCAAGGATTGATGACTTGCTGGATCAATTGAGGGGAGCAGCTgtgttctctaagattgacttgaggtatggatatcatcagatcttagtcaaaccagaggatgtgcagaagacaACATTCAGGTCTCGTTAcggccactatgagtatgtggtgatGTCGTTTGGGGTGACGAATGCGCCTGCTatattcatggactacatgaataggATATTTCGGCCGTATCTGGATCAGTTTGTCGTTGTATTCATTGACAACATACTGATATACTCTAAGAGTAGAGAAGAACACGCGGATCATCTGCGAGTGGTATTGGAGGTACTCAGAGAGCATAAACTTTATGGGAAGTTATCGAAGTGTGAGTTTTGGCTTGATGAGGTTCAGTTCTTGGGCCATGTAATCTCAGCCCAAGGAATCGCAGTGGACCCAGCGAAGATTGAAATAGTGGTGAAGTGAGAAAGGCCACAGACTGTGACTGAGGTGAGGAGTTTCTTGGGCCTGGCACAAGTGCTTTGTGGAAGGgttctccaagatggtgagtccattGACTCAACTcaccaggaaggaccaacctttctcTTGGACAGACGAGTGTAAATTCTGTTTTAAGGATATGAAGAGGAGATTGACCACTGCACCTATATTAGGTATCCCAAACACAACCAAGACGTTTGAGGTGTACTATGATGCTTCATATCAGGGCTTTGGGTGTGTGTTGATGTAGGAGAAACGACCTGTTGCTTATGCATCTCGCCAGCTGAAGGtacatgagaagaactaccctacACATGACTTAGAACTGGCTGCGGTAGGTTTTGCTCTCAAGACgtggaggcactacttgtatggtTCACAGTTTCAAGTGTTCAGTGAtcataaaagtttgaagtacTTATTTGATTAgaaagagctgaatatgagacAGAGGCGTTGGATGAAGTACTTGAAAGACTATGATTTTGAGCTTCTATACCATCCAGGTAAAGCCAATGTAGTTGCTGACGCCTTGAGTCGGAAGAGAGTTCATATGTCTGCTATGATGATGAAGGAGTTGGAGCTTATAGAGAAACTGCGAGATATGAACTTGAATCTATACACAGGTGCTAATCATATACGGTGCAACATGTTGCAGATCACTAATGAGTTCTTAGAATGAGGTCAGGGAGGAACAAGGTAAAGATCAAGAACTGCAGCAGATAGTGAGTGAGTTGGGCAccgagaaaagaaaagacttcAAGATGGGCAGAGATGGAATCCTGAGATTTAGAGAGAGTGTGTGTACCTCGCAGTCGGGTCTTAAGGAAGatgctcttggatgaagggcataagagtcgtcttagcatacatccaggtatgactaagatgtataaggacTTGAAAGCGACCTTCTGGTGGACGGGTATGAAGATTGATGTGGCCGACTATGTCGCTTCTTGTTTAGTATGCCAGAAGGCGAAGATTGAGCACCAGAGGCCAGGTGGCACGTTGGAGCCTATTGATATTCCctagtggaaatgggacaacatttccatggattttgtcACGCACTTGCCACGGTCTGTGAGAGGACATGACTCAATCTGGGTTATTGTAGATAGACTTACGAAGTGTGCGTACTTCTTGTCGATTAATCAGAAGATGTCTATGGACAAGTTGGCAGATCTATATGTCCGAGAAGTGGTCAGACTACATCGAGTGCCTGCGAGTATTGTGTCGGACAGAGACCTGAGGTTCACATCGAGATTTTGGCAGTCACTGCAGAATGCCTTGGGTACCCAGCTGAGAATGAGCTCAGCATATCACCCTCAAACGGATGGGCAGTCTGAGAGAACCATACAGTCGCTCGAAGACTTGCTGAGGACTTGTGTGTTAGATCACCTGGGTACGTGGAGTGACATGTTGCCTTTGGTGGAGTTCACATACAATAATAACTACCATTCCAGCATCGGGATGGCACCATACGAGGCATTGTATGGTAGGAGATGTAGGACTCCATTGTGTTGGCAGCAGGATGGGGAGTCAGTGGTTCTTGGGCCAGAGTTCTTGCAGTAAACCACTAAGAAAGTGAATGTGATACAGGACCATATACGTGCAACTCAAAGTCGACAAAAGTCttatgcagataagaggaggaggccacttgagtttgaggcgggtgatcatgtattcctcCGGGTTACCCCGACATCAGGTATTGGGAGAGCTCTCAGGTCGAGGAAGCTGACTCTTAGATTCATCGGGCCATACCAAATTACGAGGAGGATCGGACAAGCAGCTTATGAGATTGCCTTGCCACCTCATCTGGCAAATCTACACAACGTCTTCCATGTatcacagctgaggaagtacGTTGCAGACCCTACTCATGTACTGGAACAGGACGATGTTCAGGTGCGCGAAGATCTGACTATGGGGGTTGGACCGGTGAGAATtttggattctcaagtcaaacagCTTAGAGGGAAGGAGATTCGGACTGTGAAGGTCCTCTAGGACGAGGCAACCCAtgagatgacttgggagatggaaGACCTCATGAGGAAGTCATATTCTCACCTGTTTGctggtaagttctctttttcgaggacgaaaaatttcaaggtggggggaatgtaagatccacataatttaattaattaaataaataaataattaataaatgcgggtaggtgGTGTAATTATGACAATGATTTTTTATGGTATGGCGTGtaaaaagtactagttcaagtggttgagactttgattgtgtgaaaggacttgggtttgagtcctatgtatgcagtttgtgtgttatttaattattattgttttaataatatgttggagCATGTTTGTATGACATAATACTTGAATTGTGAGTTAGCGTGAAACATGAATTAGCTTGGTGGTTTAGCTTTGATTTGGCATTGGTGGTTTAGCTTTGATTTAGCAATTAAAATACCATTAAGACTATTTTCATTTTTGCACTTAACACCACTATTAAGGCACCTATAAAAGGTGAGAATTTTGTGAAAAGAGGGTTTCTGCAGTTCTGGTTTTGTATCTTTTGGGTGGGGAGCGAATTGGAGAGGATTGAGAGATTTCCTAGGGCAAATTGTGGAAGCACTAAGGGATTTTCGTGTTAGGCAAGAAGAAAAGCTGTAACCTTATACTTTTGCAAGgggaaattccaggttaggggagctagaCCGAATTTTTGTAATTGTTGTTTTATGTGCATGATTAGATGTGTGTTTGCCATGAGAAATTCGTGCTAATGTATGGTCCGAATTTGGGGTTGGGTGTTTTGATATTGATGATCGAAATTTTTCCAAATTGCATGACTAAGAGGGGTTTTTGCACTATACATGCTACTTTTGGTTCAAATGTAGATTTTGGGAGCTACTTAAGGTTTAAATTGGTGTTCACATGTTGGTGTATTGCGTTCAATTCTTTGGCTTGGATTAGAGTATGGTTTGGACCTTGTTGCAGTGGTTACGTGCGTAACTCTGTGTAGAACTCTgtaattctcgctcaggcgagctctcgcctagacgagattaACAGAGAAGTGGGACTGATACTGCTCGCTCATCTCGCTCGGGCGGAGAGTGACAGTTTTGGGCAACTGGCGATCTCGCTTAGGAGAAAGTCCCTCGCCGAAGCGAGAACTCAAAAGTTTGGGTGCTTGTTTGCATGTTCCGCTCAGGCGCGAAACCTTAGTTTCTTTGGGCGAATGCTTGTCTCGTCGGGCGAGAattcctcgcctaagcgagaaatcgaggTTTGATTGGTGGTTTGTGTACCTCGCCGCCTAGACGAGGTAAATAGTTCTGGGCGAGTgagggtctcgcccaagcgagaaggagctcgcttaggcgagacttcgTAGGTTGCAGAGGTTTTGGAGGCTCTCCCAAGCTAGTgggtctagcttaagcgagataggcTGGACTGGTATAACAAAGGCTTTTAGCATAAGTGAGCGAGGGTATTGTTGTGCGTTCAAGGCATGTATTATGGTTGTATTAAACATATGAGATGGAAATTGTAAGGCGtggtctataaggcttctaagatatctcaatggtgggcttgctggtgttccttggaTTGTGGCCCGGAACGTATCCTTGGGTTGTGGCCGAGGAtgggggttaagcacgtggcattctatgggttgtggcccggaatgacttcccttgagttgtggctcgggatagcggatgcacgaggaacctttgagttgtggtcgggttggcgagtgttgtcggtgtgagtgtgctggttgtggccagtacaggtgggtccagatggattgccctcctcagtgattcattgacgagtttggtagtcctgggacgttatgaactatgttcgtatttgggaactccacttggcgttacggtgtgtgatctgTAGCATGGTCCCCGCATGtgttctatcggttgtggccgataggtgtgacAACAAGACGCGTTAAGATACTTAATAaaagatgtagaacactgctagcatggttgtggccatgtggaagagCTGGAACAAGTCTCCTTGATGTACATTGatatacatggttgtggccatgtgaagGGAAGGTAACGAGTCTTCCGTGAGGTGCATCGATAtgcatggttgtggccatgtgatagaAAAGGGGAAAGTTCTTTGGGAAATGAAATGATATCatatatggttgtggccatgcagGATAAGAGAAGAGTTTGTTATATTggtgtatttatttgtttatacatttatatgtgtgttttgtgtacttttatgttttatcttttaacttaccctatctacttgtgtttggcgatgatcgtgtatgcggtacacgtgagcagatgatgttgcaggtggagctggtgaggcttagccgCTGAGTGGCGAAAAACCTGGGAGTTTTATATTATTCggctttgaaatattttgtaaactCTGATGAAAGGCTTTTTAATTATGTACAGTTTTTATGGTTTATGAACTTTGGTTATATTTGgaattaataaaaagatttaatttctCGTGTTTTTGAGAAATGATgtattattaaatgcagtgCAATTAATAACTTTtctgtattttattaatattcgTAATATCTTGACGGAGTGTTACACATTGAACCTAGGTCGACTTGACCTTTAGTCTGGGCTGACTTGACATGATGCTTGAccggatgatgtgaccccaccaagcccaattgcaccttcaagccgAAGCCCAAGCCGaagcccattaaaaggcccaattacaagatcaatgttgaaaaaaattctaaagggcctcccattagatgatcacaaattcattgggcttctcacattctttacatgggccaaagagatcacaaagacttgaagaagtgcatgtaaatctagtagtgtagatttaaattggcccattgtttgggctttgctttccaataatacataagacatgaaaggaacataAGATGGGGCTCAAATTGGGCACGACCCATTTCTCTTCATACATGGCCGAGAATAGCAAGGCAAGGAGGCTCCTTTTGCTTCATGGTTTGAGTAAGGTTGGTCATCACATCTAAAGGCAA is a window from the Vigna unguiculata cultivar IT97K-499-35 chromosome 7, ASM411807v1, whole genome shotgun sequence genome containing:
- the LOC114191170 gene encoding uncharacterized protein LOC114191170, whose product is MRELACELIVATPASGELSTTFVCVGCPMEVAGRRFKVNLICLPMEGLDVILGMDWLASNHVVIDCGQRKVVFPDAEGLELISSNQAEKEIEAGATCFMIVAQTEKKSTVEKISMIPVVDEYADVFPDEIP